A stretch of the Uranotaenia lowii strain MFRU-FL chromosome 3, ASM2978415v1, whole genome shotgun sequence genome encodes the following:
- the LOC129752021 gene encoding clavesin-1-like, producing MIPDPISIEKCPPEYDSFRDEELDGQLRAKAKAELREDAGSRDAALAQIREFIAKHPQIVRCRTDVMFLLRFLRMRKFNVVEACNFLELGLTAIAKHPECFQVRDSVEEMNRFIRAGVIVPLGYNRDDQLVVLYRVAAVDTSWMTPAQIIKYAYVTVQVLGEDNRFQIGGVELIFDIGGTSMAYVGMWKLSDLNLLFVSADTALPARIKKVHVAPMVPLAVMFSNLCMGIISTKMRERVVCWDRSDFAKAVEEFTPTKVKGTCAQQ from the coding sequence ATGATTCCGGACCCGATAAGTATCGAAAAGTGCCCACCGGAATACGATTCGTTCCGGGATGAAGAGTTAGATGGCCAGCTGAGGGCCAAAGCCAAAGCGGAACTGCGCGAAGATGCCGGAAGTCGGGATGCGGCCTTAGCTCAGATACGCGAGTTTATTGCCAAACATCCGCAGATCGTGCGCTGTCGAACGGATGTCATGTTTTTGTTGCGATTTCTGCGGATGAGAAAGTTCAATGTTGTGGAGGCGTGtaattttttggagcttggatTGACGGCCATCGCCAAGCATCCGGAGTGCTTCCAAGTGCGGGACTCGGTTGAAGAAATGAATCGATTCATTAGGGCTGGGGTGATTGTCCCATTGGGATACAACCGGGATGATCAGCTGGTGGTTCTCTATCGGGTGGCCGCCGTTGATACCAGCTGGATGACCCCGGCGCAAATTATCAAGTATGCCTACGTAACGGTTCAGGTGCTGGGCGAGGATAATCGATTCCAAATCGGTGGTGTGGAGTTGATTTTTGATATCGGGGGAACCAGTATGGCATATGTGGGGATGTGGAAGCTGTCGGATCTGAATCTGCTGTTTGTGTCAGCTGACACGGCGTTGCCGGCAAGGATCAAAAAAGTTCATGTGGCTCCTATGGTTCCCTTGGCAGTGATGTTTAGCAATCTTTGTATGGGCATCATTAGTACCAAAATGAGAGAACGAGTTGTT